The region ACGCGAGGTGCGCAGGAAAAAGATTGCGATGGTCTTCCAGTCATTTGCGCTAATGCCCCATATGACGGTGCTGGATAATGCCGCCTTTGGCATGGAATTAGCCGGTATTCCGGCGCACGAACGCCAGGAAAAAGCGCTGGATGCGCTGCGTCAGGTTGGGCTGGAGAATTATGCGCACAGTTATCCGGATGAACTTTCTGGCGGTATGCGCCAGCGTGTTGGTCTGGCGCGCGCATTAGCCATCAACCCCGATATCTTATTAATGGATGAAGCCTTCTCCGCGCTCGATCCATTAATTCGCACCGAAATGCAGGATGAACTGGTAAAGCTTCAGGCCCGCCACCAGCGCACCATTGTATTTATTTCCCACGATCTGGATGAGGCCATGCGTATTGGCGACAGGATTGCCATTATGCAAAACGGTGAAGTGGTACAGGTCGGCACGCCGGATGAAATATTGAATAATCCGGCCAATGATTATGTGCGTACCTTCTTCCGTGGTGTGGATATTAGTCAGGTATTTAGCGCCAAAGATATTGCACGGCGTACTCCCGTTGGGCTGATTCGCAAAACGCCAGGCTTCGGCCCGCGTTCGGCGCTGAAAGTGTTGCAGGATGAAGATCGTGAATTCGGGTATGTGATTGAACGCGGCAATAAGTTTGTCGGCGTTGTTTCCATCGACTCCCTGAAAGAGGCGCTCGGTCAAAGCCAGGGAATCGAGGCGGCGTTAATCGACTCCCCGCTTGCGGTGGATGCAGAAACGCCGCTCAGCGAGTTGCTCTCCCACGTTGGGCAAGCGCCCTGCGCCGTACCGGTGGTCGGTGAAGAGCAACAGTATGTGGGCATCATCTCTAAACGGATGCTGCTGCAGGCTTTAGATCGCGAGGGGGCGAACAATGGCTGATCAAAACAACCCGTGGGATAGCGCACCGGCAACCGACAACGCCGCGCAGTCTGCGGATGCCTGGGGCGGCGGCAGTAGCGCACCAGCCGATGGCGGCAGCGCTGACTGGCTGCACAGCGCGCCGGCACCCGCGCCGGAACACTTCAATATTATGGATCCGTTCCACAAGACGCTGATCCCGCTCGATAGCTGGGTAACGCAGGCGATCGACTGGGTGGTGATGCACTTCCGCCCGTTGTTTCAGGGCATTCGCGTGCCGGTGGATTACATCCTCAGCGCATTCCAGCAGATGCTGCTGGGCATGCCCGCGCCGGTGGCGATTATTCTTTTCTCGCTGATCGCCTGGCAGATGAGCAGCGCCGGAATGGGCGTTGCCACGCTGGTATCACTGATTGCTATTGGTGCTATCGGTGCCTGGTCGCAGGCGATGGTGACATTGGCGCTGGTACTGACCGCCCTGCTGTTCTGCGTGGTGATCGGTTTGCCAATGGGCATCTGGCTGGCACGTAGCCAGCGCGCGGCGAAAATCGTTCGCCCGCTGCTGGATGCGATGCAGACCACCCCCGCGTTTGTCTACCTGGTGCCGATTGTGATGCTGTTTGGTATCGGCAACGTACCGGGCGTGGTGGTGACGATTATCTTCGCCCTGCCGCCGGTGGTACGTCTGACTATTCTCGGCATCAACCAGGTGCCGGCCGATTTGATCGAAGCCTCGCGCTCATTTGGCGCAAGCCCGCGCCAGATGTTGTTTAAAGTACAGTTACCGCTGGCCATGCCCACCATTATGGCGGGAATTAACCAGACGTTGATGCTTGCCCTCTCCATGGTAGTGATCGCCTCGATGATCGCCGTTGGCGGGCTTGGCCAGATGGTACTGCGCGGTATTGGCCGCCTTGATATGGGGCTTGCCACCGTTGGCGGCGTGGGGATTGTTATCCTCGCTATCATTCTCGACCGCCTGACGCAGGCTGTCGGTCGCGATTCCCGCAGCCGCGGTAATCGCCGCTGGTATCAAACCGGCCCGCTGGGTCTGCTGACCCGCCCTTTCGCTAAATAATCTGTCGCCCGGCAACTCGCCGGGCAGCAGTATCCCACCTGAACAATAAGGAACAACGATGCGACATAGCGTACTTTTTGCCACAGCGTTTGCCACCCTTGTCTCGACCAGTGCATTTGCTGCAGACGCAGAACTGCCAGGCAAAGGCATCACTGTGAAGCCTTTTCAAAGCACTATTGCCGAAGAGAGTTTCCAGACATTGCTGGTGAGCCGCGCCCTTGAAAAACTCGGTTACACCGTGAATACCCCAGACGAAGTGGATTACAACGTGGGTTACACCTCAATGGCGGCGGGCGATGTCACCTTTACCGCCGTCAACTGGCAACCGCTGCATGACGACATGTATGCCGCCGCCGGGGGCGACAAAAAATTCTACCGTGAAGGCACCTATGTCACCGGCGCGGCGCAGGGGTATTTGATCGATAAGAAAACCGCCGAGAAATATCACATCACCAACATTGAGCAGCTAAAAGATCCGAAAATCGCCAGGCTGTTTGACGGTAACGGCGACGGCAAAGCCGACATGATGGGTTGCTCACCGGGCTGGGGCTGTGAAGCGGTGATTAACCACCAGCATCAGGCTTATGGTCTGGAAAATACTGTCACCGTTAGCCACGGGAACTACTCGGCGATGATGGCGGATACCATTACCCGTTTCAAAGAGGGCAAACCGGTGCTCTATTACACCTGGACGCCGTACTGGGTCAGCGACGTGCTGAAACCGGGTAAAGATGTGGTCTGGCTGCAAGTGCCGTTCTCTTCCCTGCCGGGGGAACAGAAAGATATCGACACCAAACTGCCAAACGGCATGAACTACGGGTTCCCGGTGAATACCATGCATATTGTTGCTAACAAAGCCTGGGCCGAGAAAAACCCGGCCGCGGCGAAACTTTTCGCCGTGATGAAACTGCCGCTGGCCGATATCAATGCCGAAAACGCCATGATGCATGCAGGCAAATCCTCTGAAGCGGATATTCAGGGTCACGTTGATGGCTGGATCAAAGCGCACCAGCAGCAGTTCGACGGCTGGATCAAAGAGGCGCTTGCCGCACAGAAATAACCTGTCGCCGTCACCCCTTCAACAGCGCCATCGGTTTTTTGCCGGATGGCGCTGTTGCTTATTCAGGCAGTACCTGTTCGCCCGTTGCCTGTTGCCTGTTGCCTGTTGCCTGTTGCCCGTTGCCCGTTGCCCGTTGCCCGTTGCCCGTTGCCTGTTCGCCTGTTCGCCTGTTCGCCTGTTCGCCTGTTCGCCTGTTCGCCTGTTCGCCTGTTCGCCTGTTCGCCTGGCAGGGTACGTTACCGCACGTTCCGACACGCGATCTTCCTCACAAAATTCAATCTATTGGCTATGATGAGTGTCTGGAAAAAACATACCTGACTGACAACGCCAATGAACACACCGAACCAGGGTCTCAGCCCGGCGCTGATTGCGCTGATGTCCGTTGCCACCGGCCTCGCTGTCGCCAGCAACTACTATGCACAACCGCTCCTCGATACCATCGCCCACGCCTTTTCGCTCACGCCCAACCAGGCCGGATTTATTGTTACCGCTGCCCAGCTTGGCTACGCCGCCGGGCTGTTATTTCTCGTGCCGCTTGGCGATATGTTCGAACGACGTTCGCTGATCGTACTGATGACACTGCTGTCGGCAGGCGGCATGCTGATCACCGCCAGTAGTTCGTCGCTCGGTCTGATGATCCTCGGCACGGCGCTGACCGGGCTGTTTTCCGTGGTGGCGCAAATTCTCGTACCGCTGGCCGCCACGCTGGCAACCCCGGACAAACGCGGCAAAGTGGTGGGCACGATCATGAGCGGTCTGCTGCTCGGCATTTTGCTGGCACGCACCGTTGCCGGATTACTGGCAAGCCTCGGCGGCTGGCGCACGGTTTACTGGGTCGCCAGCGTATTAATGGTGCTAATGGCGCTGGCGCTGTGGCGCGGGCTGCCGAAAATCAAGCAAGATAATCACCTTAATTATCTGCAACTGCTTGGCTCGATATTTGGCCTGTTTGCCGGTGACAAACTGTTACGTACCCGGGCAATGCTTGGCTGCCTGAGCTTTGCGAACTTCAGCATTTTGTGGACGTCAATGGCGTTCCTGCTGGCCTCACCGCCGTTTCAGTTCTCCGAGGCGACGATCGGCCTGTTTGGCCTGGTGGGCGCCGCAGGCGCACTTGGCGCACGGCAGGCCGGTGGGCTGGCGGATCGGGGTCACGCCCATCTCACCACCACCGGCGGCCTGATCCTGTTGCTGCTCTCGTGGGTGGCTATCTGGCTTGGACACAGCTCGGTTATCGCCTTGATTATTGGCATTATCGTGCTGGATCTCACCGTGCAGGGGGTGCATATCACCAACCAGACGGTTATCTATCGCGTAAAACCGGACGCGCGAAACCGCCTGACCGCCGGGTATATGACCAGCTATTTTATTGGCGGCGCGGCGGGCTCGCTGATCTCCGCTTCCGCATGGCAACACGCCGGCTGGACAGGAGTTTGCCTGGCGGGTAGCGTTCTGGCACTGCTGAATCTGCTGGTTTGGTGGCGAGGATTTCACCGCCAGGAGGCGGCAATCTAAGCACTCCCCCACGTTTGCACGTTTCGGAGGAACACCGGGGTGTTAACGAGTCCCTCAGTCTGTTAAGGTTATGGGACTTGTTTATCCCGGTTATATTAACGTGGGTGATATATAACAAACATTATGGATATGGATAGTTCAGTAACCGCAACAAAGAGCACGTCTGACCAGAGCGCGACATTTCTGGAGGGTATCAAAGACAGCCTTCCCATCGTTTTGAGTTACGTCCCCGTCGCGTTTGCCTTTGGCATGAATGCCACCAAACTCGGTTTTACCCCACTCGAAAGCGTTTTCTTCTCCTGCATTATTTATGCGGGTGCCAGCCAGTTCGTCATCACCACCATGCTTGCCGCGGGTAGCGCATTATGGGTTGCCGCGCTGACTGTGATGGCCATGGATGTTCGCCACGTGCTTTATGGCCCGTCGCTGCGCAGCCGTATTCTGCAACCGCTCAAAAACCGCAAAACGGCCGTCTGGGCTTTTGGCCTGACGGATGAGGTATTTGCCGCCGCCACCGCGAAGCTGGTGCGAGATAACCGTCGCTGGAGCGAGAACTGGATGATCGGCATCGCCTTATTTTCCTGGCTTTCATGGGTGGCGGGCACGGTGCTGGGTGCGTTTTCCGGCGACGGGCTGCTCGATGGTTACCCGGCGGTGGAATCGGCGTTAGGGTTTATGTTGCCCGCGCTGTTTATGAGTTTCCTGCTGGCCTCGTTCCAGCGTCGCCAGATAAGTGCCGTGACGGCGGCGTTGCTCGGCGCACTGGCGGGCGTCACGCTGTTTTCCATTCCTGCCGCGATTCTGGCGGGGATTTTCGCCGGTTGCCTGGCCGCGCTGGTACAGGCGTTTTATCAAGGAGCATCGGATGCGCAATGAGGTGCTGCTGCTCGGCCTGCTGGTGGGCTGCGTCAATTTTTTATTCCGTTATCTGCCGTTGCGTATCCGCGCCGGACAGTCGCGCCCGGCGAAACGCGGTGTGAGCGGTGTGTTTTTGGACACCATTGGCATTGCGTCCATCTGCGCGCTGCTGGTGGTTTCCTGCGTGCCGGAAATCGCCGCCGACAGCCGCCGTTTGCTGCCGACACTTGCCGGTTTCGCGGTGCTCGGCGTGAGTTTCTGGAAAACACGCAGCATTATTCTCCCCACGCTACTGAGCGCTTTCGCGTACGGAATCGTCTGGAAACTCCTGGCAGATGCATAGATAAGGCAAATTTATTACTACAAATAATACATTTACTTTATTTGTCACTGTCGTTACTATATCGACTGCAATTAATGAGGTTATACCCAAATGGATAGTTCGTTTACGCCCATTGAACAAATGCTTAAGTTTCGCGCCAGCCGCTATGAAGATTTCCCGTTTCAGGAAATTCTGTTAACCCGCCTGTGTATGCATATGCAGGGCAAGTTGCTGGAAAACCGCAATAAGATGCTGAAAGCGCAGGGCATTAACGAGACATTGTTTATGGCGCTGATTACCCTGGAATCCCAGGAAAATCACAGTATTCAGCCTTCTGAGCTGAGTAGCGCGCTGGGTTCATCCCGTACCAATGCGACACGCATCGCTGATGAGCTGGAAAAGCGCGGCTGGATTGAGCGTCGCGAAAGCGATAACGATCGTCGCTGTCTGCACCTGCAACTGACCGAGAAAGGTCACGAGTTCCTGCGCCAGGTTCTGCCCCCGCAGCATAACTGCCTGCATCAACTCTGGTCTTCGCTGAGCGTTGGCGAGAAAGATCAGCTTGAGCATATCACCCGAAAACTCCTGACGCGTCTCGACCAGATGGAAGAGGACGACGTCATTCTCGAGGCGTTGCGCTAACGCGATAAGACGCTCGAATATCCAGGATATAAGAATACTGAAAAGCCAGTATCTACTGGCTTTTTTGGCAAAAACAGGCCGGCGTTTGCCGGGATGAAAATAAGAAGATCGTGGAGAAAAGCATGAGCGCAAATGCGGAGAGTCAAACCCCGCAGCAACCGGTCAAAAAGAAAGGCAAACGTAAAAACGCCCTTCTTCTGCTGACCTTGCTCTTTATTGTTATTGCCGTGGCATACGGGATTTATTGGTTTTTGGTACTGCGTCACTTCGAGGAGACCGATGACGCGTACGTGGCAGGGAACCAGGTACAAATCATGGCGCAGGTGTCCGGCAGCGTGACGAAAGTCTGGGCCGATAACACTGATTTCGTCAAACAGGGCGATGTGCTGGTAACGCTGGACGCAACTGACGCGCAGCAGGCGTTTGAAAAAGCGCAAACCGCGCTGGCAAGCAGCGTTCGCCAGACCCGCCAGTCAATCATCAACAGCAAGCAGTTGCAGGCGAGCATTGAGCTGAAAAAAACCGCCCTCGCCCAGGCGCAGAGCGATTTTAACCGCCGCGTGCCGCTCGGCAGTGCCAACCTGATTGGCCGTGAAGAGCTGCAACACGCCCGTGATGCCGTGGCCAGCGCGCAAGCAGAGCTGGATGTCGCCATTCAGCAGTACAACGCTAACCAGGCCATCGTGCTTGATACCCGTCTGGAAGATCAACCGGCGGTAAAACAAGCTGCGACCGAAGTTCGCAATAGCTGGCTGGCGCTGCAACGAACTAAAATCGTCAGCCCAATCACCGGCTACGTTTCCCGCCGCGCCGTGCAGCCTGGCGCACAGATCACAACGTCCACCGCGCTGATGGCTGTCGTTCCGGCCAGTAACCTGTGGGTGGATGCGAACTTTAAAGAGACGCAGCTTGCGCATATGCGTATTGGTCAGAGCGCGACCATCATCAGCGACATTTACGGCGATGAAGTGAAGTACACCGGTAAAGTGGTTGGCCTGGATATGGGCACCGGCAGTGCGTTCTCGCTGCTGCCTGCGCAAAACGCCACCGGTAACTGGATCAAAGTGGTTCAGCGTCTGCCGGTACGTATTGAGCTGGATGCAAAACAACTCGCCGACCATCCGCTGCGTATTGGTCTGTCCACGCTGGTGAAAGTGGATACCGCCGATCGTGAAGGTCAGGTGCTGGCAAGCCAGGTGCGCACCAGCCCGGCCTATGAAAGCAACGCCCGGGAAATCAGCCTTGAGCCGGTCAACACCTTGATCGAAAACATCGTGAAAGCCAACGCCGGTTAATCTGAGGTGAGTGCAATGCAACAGAAACCGCTGGAAGGCGCGCAGCTGGTCATTATGACCATTGCGTTGTCGCTTGCGACCTTCATGCAGGTGCTGGACTCGACCATCGCTAACGTTGCTATTCCGACTATTGCCGGTAACCTTGGCTCCTCGCTGAGCCAGGGTACCTGGGTGATCACCTCATTCGGGGTGGCAAACGCCATCTCGATTCCGATCACCGGCTGGCTGGCGAAACGCGTTGGGGAAGTGAAGCTGTTTCTCTGGTCTACCGTCGCCTTCGCAATTGCCTCCTGGGCGTGCGGCGTCTCCAGCAGTCTGGGGATGCTTATCTTCTTTCGTGTGATCCAGGGGATTGTCGCCGGGCCGCTGATCCCGCTGTCACAGAGTTTGTTGCTCAGCAACTATCCCCCTGCCAAGCGCTCTATCGCGCTGGCGCTGTGGTCAATGACGGTGATCGTCGCGCCGATTTGCGGGCCGATCCTCGGCGGCTATATCAGCGATAACTACCACTGGGGCTGGATCTTCTTTATCAACGTACCGATCGGTGCGCTGGTGGTGTTGCTGACGCTGCAAAGCCTGCGTGGGCGCGAAACACGTACCGAGCAGCGGCGCATTGATGGCGTAGGGCTGGCGTTGCTGATCGTCGGTATCGGTAGCCTGCAGGTGATGCTCGACCAGGGTAAAGAGCTCGACTGGTTTAACTCGACGGAGATCATCGTGCTGACGATTGTCGCCGTGGTGTCGATAAGTTTCCTGGTGGTGTGGGAGTTGACCGACGATAACCCGATAGTCGATCTGTCGCTGTTTAAGTCACGCAACTTTACCATCGGCTGCTTGTGTATCAGCCTTGCCTATATGCTCTATTTCGGCGCGATTGTGTTGTTACCACAGTTGTTGCAGGAAGTGTATGGCTACACCGCGACCTGGGCGGGGCTGGCTTCTGCGCCGGTTGGCGTGATCCCGGTGCTGTTGTCGCCGATTATTGGCCGCTTCGCGCATAAGCTGGATATGCGCCGTCTGGTGACGTTCAGCTTTATTATGTATGCGGTGTGCTTCTACTGGCGTGCGTATACCTTCGAGCCGGGCATGGATTTCGGCGCTTCGGCGTGGCCTCAGTTCATTCAGGGTTTCGCGGTGGCGTGCTTCTTTATGCCGCTGACGACCATCACCCTTTCCGGTTTGCCACCAGAGCGACTGGCGGCGGCGTCGAGCCTGTCGAACTTCGCGCGTACGCTGGCGGGCTCGATCGGAACCTCGATCACCACGACGCTGTGGACGAACCGGGAATCGATGCATCATGCGCAGCTTACAGAGTCGGTCAATCCGTACAATCCGAACTCGCAGGAAATCTATAACCAGCTGCAGGGAATGGGCATGTCGCAGCAACAGGCTTCCGGCTGGATAGCGCAGCAGATAACCAACCAGGGGCTGATTATCTCCGCCAATGAGATTTTCTGGTTCTCTGCGGGGGTGTTCCTGATCTTGCTGGGGCTGGTGTGGTTTGCCAAACCGCCATTTGGTGCGGGCGGCGGCGGCGGCGGCGCGCATTAACCTGAAAAGCAAATCGCCTCCTGATGGAGGCGATTTTTTTAATGGCTTGTTTTACTTCTCAATGCCGAGAACTTCCAGCGTCATCACGGAAGTCACGCCGGGCGGTACAGCGCCAGGTATACCTTCCTCGCCGTAAGCCAGCTCGGTGGGAACATAAATCTTCACTCTGCCACCCACGACCAGTTTTTTTACACCAGCACGCATCACCATCGGCAGCTCGCTCACGCGCGCGGTGTTGACTTCGTTCTGTGCGAGCACCTGCCCGGAGCTGACCTTTTCATCCACTTTGAAACGAATGACATCGGTATCGCCAATAGCGGCACCCGGCCCACGTTTTTCAACCAAATAGACCACGCCGTTATCCGCCTGCACCGCGCCCTTTAGCTTCGCCGCATCGGCCAGCAACTGCTGTCCTTGCTTCTTGTTACGGGTTATTTCGCGTTGCCGCGCATCGTCTACCTGCTTGTTGAGCGTACTGAGGATCTTTTCCAGCTCTGCATTCTGCATTTGCAGAGTGTTAGCGAATTTATCCTGCAAGCCCTGCAAAAAAGCCGTCGGCATAAATTTCTGCCCGATATCTTTGAGCACCTCGCTCTCAAGCTGGACTTTTGCCGCAAACCAGACACCCCAGGCATAGTTAACGCGGGCGTGTTCTGATTTTTTCGCCGCCAGTGAGAAGGCTGGCGAAGCCGCTTTCGTTGCTGCAGTTTTTGCTACGGCTGGCGTAGCCTGTGCCGCTGCGAGCTGCTGCTCCACTTGCGCTTTCTGCTCGCTACTCTGCTTCAGCTTCGCTTCCAGCTCGGCGAGTTGCGCACTCTGCCCGGTAGTTTGCTTTGTCGCCTCCGCCAGTTGCGCATCTGCCGTTTCGCGCGTTTTATTCGCCTCAGCGAGCTGTTTTTCCAGCTCTGCCGTTTTCGCCGTCGCCAGCCGATGTTTCTCCTCAGATGCAGCAGCCTGCTCTTTCGCCTCCGCCAGCTGCTGCTGCGCCAGCGCATTCTCTTCACTGCGCTGCTTCAGCTTCGCTTCCAGCTCGGCGAGCTGTGCGCTCTGCCCGCTAGTTTGCTTTGTCACGTCAGCCAGCTGCGCATCTGCCGTTTCGCGCGTTTTATTCGCCTCAGCGAGCTGTTTTTCCAGCTCCGCCGTTTTCGCCGTTGCCAGCGTATTCTCTTCACTGCACTGCTTCAGCTTCGCTTCCAGCGCGGCGAGTTGCGCGCTCTGCCTGGTAGTTTGCTTTGTCGCCTCAGACAGTTGCGCATCTGCTGCTTCGCGCGTTTTATTCGCCTCAGCAAGCTGTTTTTCCAGATCTGCCGTTTTCGCCGTCGCCAGCTGGCGTTTCTCCTCAGATGCAGCGGCCTGCTCTTTCGCTTCCGCCAGCTGCTGCTGCGCCAGCGCATTCTCTTCACTGCGCTGTTTCAGCTTCGCTTCCAGCTCGGCAAGTTGCGTGCTCTGCCCGCTAGTTTGCTTTGTCGCCTCAACCAGTTGCGCATCTGCTGCTTCGCGCGTTTTATTCGCCTCAGCGAGCTGTTTTTCCAGCTCCGCCGTTTTCGCCATCGCCAGCTGGCGTTTCTCCTCAGATGCCGCGGCCTGCTCTTTCGCCTCCGCCAGCTGCTGCTGTAGCACTTTGTTATCGTTGCTCATCGACTGGAGTTGTTCGGCGTCCTGGGGACGCGGCGTTGCCTGAACCGTATTTAACTGCTGTTTCGCTTGCGCTTTCTCTTCACTACTTTGCTTTAGCGCCTCCTCCAGCTTCTCAATACGGGATGCCTGCATACTCATCTTTTTCATGGCGGCATCAAGCTGGCTGTTTAATGCGTCACCGGATTTATTTGCCTGCGCCAGTTGTTGGCTAAGTGCCTGTAACTGCTGGCGCTGATTATCACCTTCACCAGACGCCTCCCCGGGTTTTACGATCGCGGCGGCCTGCTTTTTCCGTAGCGTTTTGATTTCATGCTGTAGCGCGGCAAGCTGGTCCTTAAGCTGCTTGATGTGTTGTTCACTCGAATCGGGTTTTGGCGCTGGCAGTTTCACAGGGGCGAGAGGTGGCGGGACAACAACCTCCCCTGCGGCACCCCGATCAACCGTAAACGGTGAGTTCGGTTCGGCCGATATGATATGTTCTTTGTTGAGGCGTTCGAGTAATAAATCGGGCTCAGCATAGACGGAAAGAGAGAAAACCGATAACAATACAGCAGAGGAGTGGCGTAGTTTTATCATAACTGTTTCAGCGTATTTGCTCGGCTGGACATATTCGCGAATACCGCGCTGCGCACGCGAGAACAAACAACTTCTACCTTGTTATCAATTTCCGTTTTCATTATTTCAGCGGCGTTCTTATCAATTATTGGCTGATTTTTCTTATAGACTTCGTAGCTATTATTAATCGTCTTAAATTGCTGGGTGTAGGTTTGAAACGCCGATTTATCCAAACCTTTTAATGCGGTAAGCCATTCGTAGCACTGCTGCGCCTGCTGCTTCTGCGGGGAGTCTTTCACCACCGAAGGCACTGTTGATTTAACACATCCCGTTAATGCAAAAGATAACAAAAGGGAGACACATAAAAGGTAAAGTTGTGAGCGTCGCATAATATCCTCATCACTCAGACATATTCTTTCACTGAAATTCATTCAGTTAATAGATAAATTTAACATGGAATATCGGTCAAATAACAACGAGGATGAAAACTATCACGGCAGCATTTAAATAACAATAAGAAGACCCATACCCACAAAGGATATTGTTCAGGCATCATTTATCTTTATATATATAGATAAATAATATTTTTAATGAATAAATAATATTGAAAGGCGTTTGAGTAAAAATAATAATGCCGCCTTCCGGGCAGAAAGGCGGCATGGGAAACTAGATATGCAGTTCCTGCAATTTTTCTTTCGGCAGGGCGAGTTCTTCGTTGCTGTTAA is a window of Enterobacter sp. R4-368 DNA encoding:
- a CDS encoding AzlC family ABC transporter permease; its protein translation is MDSSVTATKSTSDQSATFLEGIKDSLPIVLSYVPVAFAFGMNATKLGFTPLESVFFSCIIYAGASQFVITTMLAAGSALWVAALTVMAMDVRHVLYGPSLRSRILQPLKNRKTAVWAFGLTDEVFAAATAKLVRDNRRWSENWMIGIALFSWLSWVAGTVLGAFSGDGLLDGYPAVESALGFMLPALFMSFLLASFQRRQISAVTAALLGALAGVTLFSIPAAILAGIFAGCLAALVQAFYQGASDAQ
- the emrA gene encoding multidrug efflux MFS transporter periplasmic adaptor subunit EmrA, producing MYWLFWQKQAGVCRDENKKIVEKSMSANAESQTPQQPVKKKGKRKNALLLLTLLFIVIAVAYGIYWFLVLRHFEETDDAYVAGNQVQIMAQVSGSVTKVWADNTDFVKQGDVLVTLDATDAQQAFEKAQTALASSVRQTRQSIINSKQLQASIELKKTALAQAQSDFNRRVPLGSANLIGREELQHARDAVASAQAELDVAIQQYNANQAIVLDTRLEDQPAVKQAATEVRNSWLALQRTKIVSPITGYVSRRAVQPGAQITTSTALMAVVPASNLWVDANFKETQLAHMRIGQSATIISDIYGDEVKYTGKVVGLDMGTGSAFSLLPAQNATGNWIKVVQRLPVRIELDAKQLADHPLRIGLSTLVKVDTADREGQVLASQVRTSPAYESNAREISLEPVNTLIENIVKANAG
- the proW gene encoding glycine betaine/L-proline ABC transporter permease ProW produces the protein MADQNNPWDSAPATDNAAQSADAWGGGSSAPADGGSADWLHSAPAPAPEHFNIMDPFHKTLIPLDSWVTQAIDWVVMHFRPLFQGIRVPVDYILSAFQQMLLGMPAPVAIILFSLIAWQMSSAGMGVATLVSLIAIGAIGAWSQAMVTLALVLTALLFCVVIGLPMGIWLARSQRAAKIVRPLLDAMQTTPAFVYLVPIVMLFGIGNVPGVVVTIIFALPPVVRLTILGINQVPADLIEASRSFGASPRQMLFKVQLPLAMPTIMAGINQTLMLALSMVVIASMIAVGGLGQMVLRGIGRLDMGLATVGGVGIVILAIILDRLTQAVGRDSRSRGNRRWYQTGPLGLLTRPFAK
- the proX gene encoding glycine betaine/L-proline ABC transporter substrate-binding protein ProX, which translates into the protein MRHSVLFATAFATLVSTSAFAADAELPGKGITVKPFQSTIAEESFQTLLVSRALEKLGYTVNTPDEVDYNVGYTSMAAGDVTFTAVNWQPLHDDMYAAAGGDKKFYREGTYVTGAAQGYLIDKKTAEKYHITNIEQLKDPKIARLFDGNGDGKADMMGCSPGWGCEAVINHQHQAYGLENTVTVSHGNYSAMMADTITRFKEGKPVLYYTWTPYWVSDVLKPGKDVVWLQVPFSSLPGEQKDIDTKLPNGMNYGFPVNTMHIVANKAWAEKNPAAAKLFAVMKLPLADINAENAMMHAGKSSEADIQGHVDGWIKAHQQQFDGWIKEALAAQK
- a CDS encoding MFS transporter, which produces MNTPNQGLSPALIALMSVATGLAVASNYYAQPLLDTIAHAFSLTPNQAGFIVTAAQLGYAAGLLFLVPLGDMFERRSLIVLMTLLSAGGMLITASSSSLGLMILGTALTGLFSVVAQILVPLAATLATPDKRGKVVGTIMSGLLLGILLARTVAGLLASLGGWRTVYWVASVLMVLMALALWRGLPKIKQDNHLNYLQLLGSIFGLFAGDKLLRTRAMLGCLSFANFSILWTSMAFLLASPPFQFSEATIGLFGLVGAAGALGARQAGGLADRGHAHLTTTGGLILLLLSWVAIWLGHSSVIALIIGIIVLDLTVQGVHITNQTVIYRVKPDARNRLTAGYMTSYFIGGAAGSLISASAWQHAGWTGVCLAGSVLALLNLLVWWRGFHRQEAAI
- the mprA gene encoding transcriptional repressor MprA; protein product: MDSSFTPIEQMLKFRASRYEDFPFQEILLTRLCMHMQGKLLENRNKMLKAQGINETLFMALITLESQENHSIQPSELSSALGSSRTNATRIADELEKRGWIERRESDNDRRCLHLQLTEKGHEFLRQVLPPQHNCLHQLWSSLSVGEKDQLEHITRKLLTRLDQMEEDDVILEALR
- the proV gene encoding glycine betaine/L-proline ABC transporter ATP-binding protein ProV, encoding MAIKLEVKNLYKIFGEHPQRAFKYIEKGLSKEQILEKTGLSLGVKDASLAIEEGEIFVIMGLSGSGKSTMVRLLNRLIEPTRGQVLIDGVDIAKISDAELREVRRKKIAMVFQSFALMPHMTVLDNAAFGMELAGIPAHERQEKALDALRQVGLENYAHSYPDELSGGMRQRVGLARALAINPDILLMDEAFSALDPLIRTEMQDELVKLQARHQRTIVFISHDLDEAMRIGDRIAIMQNGEVVQVGTPDEILNNPANDYVRTFFRGVDISQVFSAKDIARRTPVGLIRKTPGFGPRSALKVLQDEDREFGYVIERGNKFVGVVSIDSLKEALGQSQGIEAALIDSPLAVDAETPLSELLSHVGQAPCAVPVVGEEQQYVGIISKRMLLQALDREGANNG
- the emrB gene encoding multidrug efflux MFS transporter permease subunit EmrB translates to MQQKPLEGAQLVIMTIALSLATFMQVLDSTIANVAIPTIAGNLGSSLSQGTWVITSFGVANAISIPITGWLAKRVGEVKLFLWSTVAFAIASWACGVSSSLGMLIFFRVIQGIVAGPLIPLSQSLLLSNYPPAKRSIALALWSMTVIVAPICGPILGGYISDNYHWGWIFFINVPIGALVVLLTLQSLRGRETRTEQRRIDGVGLALLIVGIGSLQVMLDQGKELDWFNSTEIIVLTIVAVVSISFLVVWELTDDNPIVDLSLFKSRNFTIGCLCISLAYMLYFGAIVLLPQLLQEVYGYTATWAGLASAPVGVIPVLLSPIIGRFAHKLDMRRLVTFSFIMYAVCFYWRAYTFEPGMDFGASAWPQFIQGFAVACFFMPLTTITLSGLPPERLAAASSLSNFARTLAGSIGTSITTTLWTNRESMHHAQLTESVNPYNPNSQEIYNQLQGMGMSQQQASGWIAQQITNQGLIISANEIFWFSAGVFLILLGLVWFAKPPFGAGGGGGGAH
- the ygaH gene encoding L-valine transporter subunit YgaH, with the translated sequence MRNEVLLLGLLVGCVNFLFRYLPLRIRAGQSRPAKRGVSGVFLDTIGIASICALLVVSCVPEIAADSRRLLPTLAGFAVLGVSFWKTRSIILPTLLSAFAYGIVWKLLADA